The Apis mellifera strain DH4 linkage group LG3, Amel_HAv3.1, whole genome shotgun sequence genome includes the window ACGGAATTAAATGTTGATCCtagattttataaacatataattggaaaaaatggatgtaatggtaaattttttttaaataatttaattatattaaaatttatgttattatattatttttaatatttcttttttattagtaaatcGTGTAAAAGAAGGGACAGgagttgtaattaatatttctgaaaatgatGGAAGTAATGTGATTCGTATTGAAGGAAATCTTGCTGGTGTACTCAAAGCTCAAACggtttgtaatatttgttttatatattataaataatacataattaatttttttttataatattttatagtataatactttaatttattataggaaTTAGTAgaaatggtaaaaaaattggaaaatgaaaaagaaaaagatgtaaTAATAGATCATCGTTATTATCCTAGTATTATTGGAAATAAGGGAgataatatcaaagaaattagAGATAAGTTTAATCAAGTACAGATTACTATTCCTGGTCCAGGTATGTAGCATAGTAGATGCAATAACTAAAACTCGGATTTATGCCAGGTACAAACATTTGAAAGACCTCGACTCTTATTGGCAGTTAGCCAAAGAAAGAACTTATTTGTATTTagaagtttataatttaatttgatagtttataattttctattgttatataaaaaatatgttgtataaaatatatttaaattttctataaaaaaaattttttttttattaaatttatttatattctgaatttgaaatttaaaaattattaaaaagttgtaatacaaaatatcctattttttaaaatgattatattttgtataaaactaagaaaattataactttaaaaacaGTATgtagttattaaataaaaaaatatagaaaaaatttaaaaaattattttttatttaaattaaaaatatttttacttaaaaattttttatttacaggtGAAAAAGgagatattgtaaaaattagagGACCTAAAGAAGATGTAGACAAGTGCCATaagtatttaatgaaattagtaAAAGaactaaatgaaaataattatgtctTAGAGGTACCTATTTTTAAGCAATTTCATAAGTTTGTCATTGGAAAAGGTGGAGTTAATATTCGTAAAGTTGgtatccaaatattttattttatatatttttaaaataaattacaaatataatctatatattatcttaattttttaatttttagatcagAGAAGAAACACAAACTAAAATTGATTTACCTGCTGAAGGCGAAAAAAGCGATGTTATAACTATCACGGGCAAAAAGGAAAACGTGGAGAAAGCTAAAGaaatgattcaaaaaatacaaaatgaattagtaatattaatatccttataaaaatattgaactaattaattttaatctttaatcttatattaagtaattttttgcATTAGGCCAATATTATTACTGATGAGATAGTAATACCaccgaaattttataattctcttaTTGGTACTggtggaaaattaattcattctatTATGGAAGATTGTGGTGGTGttgcaattaaatttcctACAGCAGAGAGTCGAAGTGATAaggtaatttaatttgaaaatattagaattaaatatataaatattaaaatattttattcataggTAACTATTAGAGGGCCTAAAGAAGATGTTGAAAAAGCGAAACAACAATTGCTTGAACTAACAAATGAAAAGCAATTGTCCAGTTATTCAGCTGAAGTACGTGCCAAAGTACAAcatcataaatttcttattggaAAGAATGGtgctaatattaaaaaagttagtagtttatttaataatataacttatataattatatatcaattatgatgtgttatatttgattatatatttcgtgttttatttgatttatttaattagataagAGAATCCACAGGAGCACGTATTATATTTCCAACAGAAGATGATCAAGATAAAGAAGTAATTACAATaatgggaaaaaaggaagctgTTGAAAAAGCTAAAGCTGAATTAGAAGCTACAATTAGCGAAAttgtaaatctttattaatcatagttatttttaattatattaaaatctgtctttaatattaaaattattttttgtataaatcaaattattttttatatttgatctaTTTTATAGGATAATATTACTGAAGGTGAAATTCGTATCGATCCGAAGCATCATAGACATTTTGTAGCTCGAAGAGGAGGTGTATTACATCGTATAGCAGATGAATGTGGAGGAgtacaaatttcatttccacGAGCTGGTGTTGATAGTGATCGTGTAATTTTGAAAGGATCACATGAATGTATAGAAGCAGCAAAACAACGGATGCGTGAAATTGTACAAGAattggtaaattttttaatttgtatttttttttttatttgttctatatattcttataattattttacgtataattgttattttttaggaATCAATGGTAACAGAAGAATGCATAATACCTCAAAAACATCATCGTACAGTAATGGGAGCAAAGGGACGTAAAGTGCAAATGATTACATCTGAATATGatgtacaaattaaatttcctgaTCGGGATACATAtggttaatttaaaattagttgaaatttaaaaaaaaaattataaaatttgtaatcaaGACATTCATATTTTAGATGAACAACGTGTAGTAGAACAAATGAATGGTGAAAATGGCGAAATTTCCGAAACTGTTCCAGCTTGTGATATTATTCGTATCACAGGACAACCAGAGAATGTTGCAGCTGCTAAACAAGCATTGCTTGATCTTGTACCAATTACAATAGaagttaatattgttattagtaactatatatcaaataatttaatcattaacaaagaattacataattttaacataatttttaggTAGAGGTACCATTTGATCTTCATCGCTCTATAATAGGACAAAAAGGTCGTGATGTGCGAGAATTAATGAATACATATGATGTTCATATCATGTTATCTCCAGCGGAAGAAAAACTTGATTATATTaaggtatatatatgatatttaatattaagatataatattaatataatatttaattcaaaattattgttttatttagatttctgGAACACCATCATGTGTTGAAAATGCAAAACAAGCCATTCTTGATAAGTGTAAAGCTTTGGAAGCTGAACGACAAGATAGAGCTTTGAAATCATTTGAATTGAAGGtaaatttactatatatatatatatatatatatatatatatatatatatatatatatataatattattataatataatattttgaaaaattataaataaatttatttaattaattttattttagattgaaGTTGATCCAGAATATCATCCAAAAATAATTGGACGGAAAGGAGccgtgattaataaaatacgtaGCGATCATGatgttcaaattaattttccacgtAAAGGTGATCCTGAAGAACATATCATTACAATCACTGGTTACGAAAAAAATGCTTGTACTGCAAGAGatgatattatgaaaattgttaatgAATTAGTAAGTATAATGCCtacttaagatttattttataaatataacgataatgaaatatattattcacttAATTTAGAATGGCTTGACGAAAGAAGAAGTACATATAAATGCTGCTGTACATTCGCGTTTAATTGGTTCGAAAGGTAGAAATATTCGCAAaataatggaagaatttaaagtggatattaaatttccaagaaaaacCGATCCTGATCCTAATATTGTAACAATTGTTGGTACAGAAGAAAATGTAGCTGATGCTAAAGATCGTTTGTTgaatttagaagaagaatatgtaagtttaatataaaatatatgtaaaacatttattttcataaaatcaataaataattttatgttacataatatttattgtattttagatTCAAGAtgttttagaaaatgaatatcGCGAAAATTTGCGTTCACCTCAACGAGATGAAAGAAATTCTGGAAATTCGGGCTTTGTAGTAAAAGGAGGACCATGGGAACAGCAACAGCAAAGTGCTCCAAATACTGCTAGTGTTGAAGAATTTCCACAATTTGCTGGATATTCTCACGTACCTGTGACTAATCCTGATGGTCCTTGGGGTGTGAaacgttaatatttatatagagtaAAAGTCAATGAAACATaagataaacataatatatgaaCTTTCCTCTGACAAACAATACAGAAGGGTACACACATTAGTGCTAGGTGGTTCCCTGTTCCATTACTGATGTTGCTGCATACGACCTGGCCATTCTATTGGACTCTGATACTGGTTTACTACATAACATTTGACGATGGTGTTTATATTTACAGTTCATATACTAATTATCTATGTATCTGTAACTGTAACGCATGATTTTAAGTTGATTGCCATGTTAGAAATATTCACACATACAGTCAGACGCAAATTGTGCGTAATTTCATTCACAAAAAAACATTTGATTTCTTCATAACTTTTAATTCTGCTAATATGCCTTTCAGGTACAGATATGTTGTACTTAAGACTGTGGCTTCTCTTGTAGGAACTAATTTtttgtgtatattatatatttcccaGATTGTCTCTATTCGTATAGATTGCGTGGCTGAATGCGTTTGCGTTTAACCAagcatattttgttaatttatttatattttttgtacatataaattgcatttttttgttATGTTGGACTAAGTGGAATTGTTTCTGAATTACATTATGATGATATTAGAgtctatacaaattttttgcaaaatgtgAAGCTTTAAGGTCTTTCTAAGGAAAACGTTCCTAAGTATAATTTTCCTGCTTTTTTATAGctagtataattaataagatcgCTTTATGCTCTTGAAATTGCAATGTGCTATAAAGTGAACAAATTTGCCAATAAAAGATAGTTGatcatgtatattattaaatactggACTTAAGAAAAGCAGAAATTAgtgattatataatgtatattggaGGAACATAATCTTTAGAAGGCCTTGCTATTTTTGTACTGCTTTTATGCAGTCATTAAAGACCAGATATGAAATCATTGGcatcattaaaagaaaagaatcatgGATATTTATAATGCAAGTGATATGTCGTATTCTTTGAATAgctgattttatttattctttctattttactGTTTGCTGTATGATGTGCAAATTTTTGCATTCTACTATTTATGAGGCCAACTagctaagaaaaaaatattcggttCAAGTGCCTTGTCTATTTTCTTCAGGACAGCTCATTTCAATTGTTGGAGGAATGTGAATATtagattatacataattatatataaatatacatatatatatatatgtatatttacatatatatacatacacatatatatataaatgtatatatatatacattatataaatattgataataattacattattatatatatacatatatataatcaatatgatAGCTATTGTACTTGCAGGTACAATAATATACTACTATCACAAATAGATACTATCATGTATACAGAAattcatctatattttttagatttacagtaatttttataaaactactTGGTACGACGACTTATATGTCATCTCCAATGCATGGTTTATACAAAATGCCAGAATTAGCAATTTTAATGTGCTTAGTTTTGGCTAACAATTTGATAGATGCTGTGCATGAATGTACCTTttctaatgaattataaatacaaagtaattgtaattatgaaataatattctctgTACACATTATgtcataatacataaattctctactgtaataatatatatatatatataattaatctattgtTAAGATagtgttattttttcttttttctttatagcattaaataaattgagacaatatattataataacattcgatatttatttattataacatagtTGGAAGttgtaatgtttttaattgcTGTACAAATCCTTCATTAGgtttaatacaatttcttatattttttaccttATTATACGCATCatcatatgatattttttggaGAGccattatataagatataataattgctGGTGAACGAGATATACCAGCATTACAATGtacaagaatattttcattgcgatgtttatgtataattctgatacattttttaattactataattagATCAGATTCGGGTAAATCTAACAattcacaataataataattaatgtcatCAAATTTTACTGGTACATCAATACCAATGCTTAAAATATGacgaattttatgtttttgtaatatttctttgtttataattGGATCTTGTGAGCTTAGGAATAATCCTTGTATTATTTGTGCAATCTGTAAATCAGGTTTATTATCTATCACAAATGGTATTCCTGTaaaggataattttctttttattccattatgttcttcatatttttgacCAAGTGTATTAGTTACAAtagttttacatttttttaattctaattttttattttttattaaactgttTAAATCCATTATCAATgtgcaaataatatataaagaaagaaaaaaaaataaaattaattggttaaaaaaatcatttaatgatatttacataaatttctaaaaatatatattagatttcatCTGTATCTAATGGTATAACTATATTATcatcagaaattttatattttataacatattcatttaattgtttatgacAATATTCTACATTCATAAGATATAAACCATAAGCTGGAGCTGTCTCTATCTGAGAAAGATAATTATGACAACCAGGAACTTGTAACATTACAGTTATATCTTTTTCTGTTATTTTACCTGAACCTAGAGCAAATAAAGCACCGACAATTCGTCtaacctataaaaaaaatattaacaatattaatatatctataattattatatattttaatctgtaataatatttataaaaaattaataataaaattaatatctatatccTTTATGTATgtgtgaattttatttataaaaaaatatttgttaatcacACCTGCTTATATAAGAAACCTCTTGATGaacatataatattccaatattcaaAGTTTTGAGATAAAGGATCGTTTGGCATAAGTGGATAACCTTTTTCTATAGTTAAACTATTCAAATTTCGTACATAATTAATTGGTTTATTACCTACAATTTTTGCAGAGAATGTTCTAAAATCTTTTGTTCCTATAAAAAGTTGTGTTGCacgttttattctttcaagaTCAAAAGTATCTGATctgtaaaacaatttatataattttttacataataaatatatttttttcacagatataaattatacctgATATGAAAACACCGATTTATTTCTGTAATAGGAATTCTATgttcatctttatttttagttattgaAAATCTATAAAGATAAGTTCTAGAGTGTATAAATTTCCTTACATGAAAAGTCTTTTTTACtggaataaattctaataatctgaaaataatatatagttaatttgtgattaatatgattaaaaaatataaaaattttaaatatatatttaccttATATTATGATgacaatcaaaaaaatatcgattcacATATTTAAGTGTATCATTGGGATAATAAATAgagtcatatttattttttatatcaatgtgAGCTAAATTACACATACTATGTACACCAATATctgttctataaattttaattattttataaattgtatatacttATTCTATATagtgttaaatattaattaatatatatatataattaaatatttacctgCTAGAACAAGTTATCTTTGGCCATTCTATACATTTTGGTATTAAAGTTGTAAAAGCAGTTTCTAAAGCTCCTTGAATAGTATCAATGTCACGTATTACATTTTCAGTctgaattacatttttttgcattcctctaaatataaaaataaaatttttttgttttaataatactttaatatttaaataacattgtataaataatataataaatttttactgttaaattttagattttattctttgctatttatgtattttgtattttcttaacattttttaatattaaatttagaaataaatttataatctaaatatataaatatatatgtatagttatACCTATATTGTGTACCaagatatgaaaatttgattaaatatcttgtcattttttaattataacgtgttgttaattgtttaatttaaattgaatagtaatttaaattatagtaattatagtatagaatagtaattttaatataaaatcgactttttgtaaaaaatacttaaCCTTAAAGTATTTACCACTTATATGAATACTTACTGGTATAAATactaatatgtatttataccgGTaacatgaatttaaaaaaaatatttataaattaatataaattaaatgcaattatctaattattctaataacaaTAACGTTATTTGAAactacttttattaattttatatattattatatattatatattattttatataatattaatataattatataatgtatattattaagtaattttattataaaactatatattattagaatagaaaaatttcgcaaAACATTCAattcttacaaaatttttaataattaatattgttttattctaaaccaataaaaaaacttgtttaaataatttcgtttattctaattaaattgcaaattaaatattgatatttcaattatcaatattttaataaaaatatataaatttataatagaaataatttaaatattctacatctattcaattacaattaatttttaaaacaatttataaaaatatatagaataatatacatagaaatatatctatgtaataaaataatcataaatttgtgtaagtaataaaagattaaatcaaattctgtataatttataaagttatttatattatattaaatcgattCGTTACAATCACGACAGTTTAGTCAGTTTTGTTAGTTTTAATCTggtatttatttgatttaacaatgaaaataaaatttatttggtggaaaattattaaacaatatttaacaaattgcaGTATCCATGGTGTTAAATATCTCGTAGACGATCAATTATCATGTATAGAACGGTAATcgtacttatttaaaaattattattataaaaattgtagttaaataattgatagataatagatttgaataaatatataaattaatattttaatttttatatatatttttttataaaaattatataaatatgtaaatagaaaatttacatattttagaatttaaaatttgaattatattttgaatatatttaattaatccaacgaattaaagatattttatatttttataataacaatattaatttatgatgtaATTTACAGATTATTCTGGCTCATATTTTGTGTATTATGTTGGTGGGGTTGTACAAACATGATTAAAGatgtattgataaattatattcaatatcctATTGCTTTAACTGCTGAAACTACTTATGTTGACTGGCAGATACCTTTTCCTGCCATTGCTTTTTGTATTACTTCTACTCctaaattgaaaagatatttcatattgtatgttatattaaaattaaaatagtttattattttatattacaattgaaattaaattttaataaactcgaattttttaaatatatttctaagaacatttgtaattttcaatttctaagaataaaatataaataaatttttaaggaaTCCAGGATCATTCACCGATGCGCCTCGAAAagcttttaaatattcatctgAAGAACTTCTGTCTTTCTACGAAGAggtgaagaattattatttatttttattaaattgaatatagtatatttattgaatatagaacaagttaatatattataaatatttatcatagacACGTATTCCTTGTAAAGAGTTCTTTGCGGAATGTAGTtggaataacataaaattcgaTTGTTGTACtaaattccaagaattaagaaaaactgGTGTGGGTTATTGCCTTGCGATAAAtacatttcatttgaaaaaatttgacaaatcGAATGTGCATTTCTTTGTAAATCGTACCGTGAAATATGGTGATCTTATCATTGATATTTCTGTAGATGCAAGAATGAAGCAGCATCTTTATAATGGATTTACAGTtcgtatctattttttaataatattttaatttaattaataattcaacaattttcattttattgcaGTGATTTTAgctgaaattcaaaataatttagaattaaaattattaaataattaatctttaatttttaatataagtttttataaagatatatcttatatacaatattatatttataaacaatataataaacaatattattaacaatattcaatgatctaaaaaaaagtatttatcgaaaaattggaattatcattgaagaaatataatagcacataaaaattttttaaaaaaagtaaaataaacacATAAAAAACAGAGATTTAAACTCACATTGTtgacttttaataaatctttccaAAATTCCATTAGTAATGCAGTTagttttatcaattatctGAGATAATGTAAAACAATACATAAcaatatcattaaatcattgaatatttattataaataagtacgataataatatgaatttatataaattatatttatattgttgtagtaatagtaatcaatgaaaaatattatatatttttattttacttttatattaaaaacaaaaataattttgtaatttttttcgatattttttttagaatctgtTCTTTCACATAAAGTAatgattatgataaatttttgaaataaattaaaaaataccagcaaaaatgaatgtttttggtatttttttaactttaattattatttaaacatatttaaatgtttaataatttaataattataatttaataatttattattttcgtaattcGTGAGAATTCatagaatcattttataaattgctagacttataataatatttgaataattatcatcGTAAGAATgcaaaacattttcaaaattgaaaaattgcaattttttttaaaattgattaaacaatcgtagaaaaaaatttttttgcagattcatattcaatatattaaaatttataagaaatgcctattgaagattataaaatcatgtgagatatatgttgaaatattattagtatataaatttttacacatttcgagaaaatattttattatataattatttaaagaaaaaaaaaaaaagaaaaagaaaagaattgataaaaattatgcaattttagGTATACTTTCTCAATAATTTACAGTTaccaatatttaaaagtttgagtcatgtaattttaaaaattggacaCATAACTCGAGTTGGATTTACAATGGAAGATACATTTAATGAGGAtggtgtaaaaaaaattgcgattGAACACAGAGGTTGTCGATTTCCTGATGAAAAACGAGCatacaatttatttgatatttatagtaGAGATTCATGTTATGTAGAAGTAagtcaatttttctctttcagaataaatataccaaacctttttcaaatattatatttattatctattatcgatcgattggagaacttcatataatttattccacattaataaatgaatgctATTTATAGGTAATTATAGAACGGATGATAAAACTCTGTGGTtgcgtaaatttttattattttgtgccTCAAGGAATAAGAGTTTGTAATAGTACGGAAATGTCTTGCATATATGCTAATAAGATGAGTTTCAATATGCAATCACTTATGGATGAATGTGTTCCGGATTGCGAGGGGACATCATTGGCCGTGTATGaatcctataaaaatattaatgattgaaaatgtcttaatataaaaaaaatatatagatattgtaTTTTAGATTACAAATAGCAGCATTAAAGCATTAtgtacttaatttttaaacataaaacgTTTTAacatttactaattttttttttttttaattaatttatgatattcttaaatgtgatattttttattatagggaACAATTGCttgaatcttataaatatgatcCTTTAGGTGAAAAATATACACGTCTTCAGTTTACTTTGCTTTCACATCCAATGATACGATATCGTCGATATGTAGTCAACGATCTTTTAAATGTTACaggtaatttgattattattatgagcgattataattctatttatttaaatcacgtattattatttgataaatttgcaaaacaaatgaaaattatttattcaaagttaaatatttatactttttttttttttttttttttaatttccttcatCGTTAAtgctattatcattatcaaacAAATAATGCTTCCGGCATTAATGAAGAAATTGCGAAAAGATATAAAGTCACCTTCAAAAATTCAGATAAGAATCTTacaaaaaactatattttttactcaaattttatatatagataatatatcaataatttaattagaatatagaatataactaTAGaactataaaatgtaatattacgcaaaatattttgtttcataaaataatcaattttttatttgtttgaaataaagatgtatatatatatatattatgtgatgatcaagatataaaatatactcatTATCATTCTTCTTAAATGTCATCTATtatcaattgtttaaaatatgtatatcttaTTGTGATTACCatataggaaaatttttacttttgataTATGAATACATTGAAGCTACAATAGCAAACAACTCTGATTTTGTGTTTGTAAAAagctttttgatattttatcgataagtatcgtgtatttctaaattttttttatgtctgAAGCATCCTGCATGATATTACAATATCACACTAtataacattcttttttattataatttaatgatgttATTTTTAGTTTCAGTTGGAAGTGCAATTGGTCTTTTCATGGGTGCCAGTATTTTAAGTATCTTTGAAATACCATATTGGTTATTCATTCGTCgagacaaaataaaataagatcctaattttattgaatcaaaatattaaaatatgtgaatagagattgaatttatattatttttttaattattgattttttaacattaaatgtaattatttcattattttaattttgcatacatattgtatatttcaataaaaaaaaaagatagagtagtttaataatatagtttaataatataaataataatatagtttaataatatagataatataacatatgttCTATATTAACATGATCCGAAAATTTATGGctgttttatctttatattatttatcagtaaatatacatacgaaattaaagatataaatatcctCTTGTAAATACACCATAAATACATAAAGAAATCACTTTATCATTGATACTTATATAAAGACTATTCCACGATatgatatttactttttcgaCCATGTCAAAATCAGagttagaaattgaaatcgcATCAGAATgcttgaatgataaaaaattattttctaatattcataGTTATAATTTGTTCACATTTCAAGAAGTGCAAACTCTAGTTAAACGTATCTCAAGTGATAAAGCAGTTGTGCAAAAGTACTCTCTGAGATCATATTCTGATGGAAAGCTTGGATTTCTCGGATCCCATCAAAGGCTCAATGTGGAAATTAAAACCACAAATGGAAAAGATATGCTaactttttttgttaaaactgTACCATATGATTTACCGGTTCAAGCTGAATACGTGCTCGATAAATGTgtctttttgaaagaaaaaattttttaccgtGACATAATTCCACAATTATATCATGATTATAAAGGTGAACCATGGACGGCAACTTGTttcttagtaaaaaaaaatttgttattattcgaAGATTTAAGTACCAAGGGTTACTcattgagaaataaattgttcaacAAGGAACTCATTGTGTCTAGTTTAACAAGCATTGCTAAATTACATGCATGCTCTTTGTTGGCAGAAGCACGTCTTGGAAAATCTTTGAA containing:
- the LOC725359 gene encoding uncharacterized protein LOC725359, which encodes MIKDVLINYIQYPIALTAETTYVDWQIPFPAIAFCITSTPKLKRYFILNPGSFTDAPRKAFKYSSEELLSFYEETRIPCKEFFAECSWNNIKFDCCTKFQELRKTGVGYCLAINTFHLKKFDKSNVHFFVNRTVKYGDLIIDISVDARMKQHLYNGFTVYFLNNLQLPIFKSLSHVILKIGHITRVGFTMEDTFNEDGVKKIAIEHRGCRFPDEKRAYNLFDIYSRDSCYVEVIIERMIKLCGCVNFYYFVPQGIRVCNSTEMSCIYANKMSFNMQSLMDECVPDCEGTSLAVEQLLESYKYDPLGEKYTRLQFTLLSHPMIRYRRYVVNDLLNVTVSVGSAIGLFMGASILSIFEIPYWLFIRRDKIK